One window of Siniperca chuatsi isolate FFG_IHB_CAS linkage group LG19, ASM2008510v1, whole genome shotgun sequence genomic DNA carries:
- the ggh gene encoding gamma-glutamyl hydrolase has translation MATHKLATLSFSFRKISVLLCCISLSCLPFYSSAKRNDRPIIGVLAQDVYSPKPSQTAYIAASYVKFLESAGARVVPVMINQTLEEYKTLFNSINGILYPGGGVSIISSGYERAAKIFYELAIEANKRGDYFPVWGTCLGFEQLTYLTSGKTVLSNTNTSGVPLPLNFTDETKGSRMFKGFPAELMEDLASEPLTENSHRWSLAVLTYNTNEELKKFYKVLSTNTDGKIEFVSTVEAHDYPIYGTQWHPEKNAFEWTRPYVPHSPSAVKTTFYMAEFFVNEARKNLHRFESEEGESNALIYNYNPVYTGPKSSFEQVYYF, from the exons ATGGCGACGCACAAACTTGCTACATTATCTTTTAGTTTTAGAAAAATTAGCGTGTTATTATGTTGCATTTCTCTTTCGTGTCTGCCGTTTTATTCCTCAGCCAAGCGCAATGACAGACCCATTATTG gtGTACTGGCTCAAGACGTTTATTCACCAAAACCAAGTCAAACAGCTTACATCGCTGCATCTTATGTCAAGTTCCTAGAGTCAGCAGGGGCAAGGGTTGTACCCGTCAT GATTAACCAGACATTGGAGGAGTATAAGACACTGTTCAACTCCATTAATGG GATCCTTTACCCAGGCGGAGGTGTCAGCATTATCTCATCTGGCTATGAAAGGGCTGCAAAAATCTTTTATGAGCTTGCTATTGAG GCGAACAAGAGAGGTGACTATTTTCCTGTGTGGGGCACCTGTCTTGGATTTGAGCAGCTGACCTATTTGACGAGTGGGAAGACAGTACTGTCAAATACCAATACAAGTGGTGTGCCATTGCCTCTGAACTTCACTGATG AAACCAAAGGCAGCAGGATGTTTAAAGGTTTCCCAGCTGAACTCATGGAAGATCTGGCTTCTGAGCCGCTGACCGAAAACTCTCACAGGTGGAGTTTGGCAGTGTTG aCTTATAACACAAATGAGGAGCTGAAGAAATTCTACAAAGTTCTCTCCACAAATACGGATGGAAAAATAGAGTTTGTGTCAACTGTGGAAG CGCATGATTACCCAATTTATGGCACACAGTGGCATCCAgagaaaaatgcatttgaatggACGAGGCCTTACGTTCCACACTCTCCATCAGCAGTCAAGACCACCTTCTACATGGCTGAATTCTTTGTCAACGAAG CCAGGAAGAACTTACACAGATTTGAgtcagaggagggggagagcaATGCGCTGATATACAACTACAATCCTGTTTACACTGGGCCCAAGAGTAGCTTTGAGCAAGTATATTATTTCTGA